The Pirellulales bacterium genomic sequence AGCGACAAGTGGCGAGCCACAAGATTTGGGCTTGGGCCGATCACCCAACTGGTCGCCGGATGATAAGCAAATTCTATTTTCAGTTCCGCGCGCAAATGCCTCGGACACGAAGAACGGCGTTTGGATCATGAACGCGGAAGGTTCGGGCCGACAATGGTTTTCCAACGGCCGGAATGCCTGCTATTCTTCCGACGGTGGACGAATCGCCTATGTAAATGGTCACGAAGGCAGCGACAACATTTACATCTACGATGTACTTGTCGGCAAAGCAAAATTCATGCTTCAAGAGAAATATCAGCATATTTATGGATGCTCATGGTCTCCGGACGGCAAGCAAATTTGTTTTTCTGGCAACCGGCAAGGGAGCCCATTGGAACTTGCGCTAATGGATGCAGAAAGTTCGGATAAGCCGGTGAAAATTCTCCTTTCGGACAAAATTGGTCGTGACCCCACCTGGTGGCCCGGCAGTAAAATTCTGCTGTGGATGACGGTGGAAGATACGCCGCGGCTACATAGTGTGGATCCACAAACTCCAGATTCGCCCACGTTGTTGCAGCCGCAGGGCGTCGCGCAAACAAACATCGATGCCGGTTGGTCGCCTGATGGAAAGCAAATTGCTTTCTCAGTAAACCCGCGCGGTTCGTAACATAAGTTGATCAAGCGTTGTCGCTTTCACTCGAATGAACGGCACCTAATGCAAAATTCAATTGCGATGCTTTTCACTGCTGCTCGTCGTCTTCCATTTTTGGCGGGCGTATTTTGCCTATGTGCGTCGGGTGCTTGCGTATTCGCCGCTGAAAACAAACCCCTGGAAATTCACGAATGGTCGGTATGGGTTACTGAGATGAATCAATTACAGCTCAATGTAGTTGGCGGATATCCCAGCGCCATGCCTGGCCTAGTAGATACTTTTCGCAGCCGCAAGGCGGAGCCCGATCATTCTGACGTTTCGCCGTTGAGCGTCCTCACCTTCTCTGGGCCGCCGACTGAGCCAGTCGATCTCTTGTTGCGCATGACCGCCGGACGCTTCGTAGGGCACTGGCCAGAAGCGGAAACAAAGAACAACCGCCTGGCTTGGCATGATTTGAAATTAACCACCGAGCCAGGGGAGGCCACGTTCGGTTTTGTCCCCGATGACCATTGGTTTCTCAAAGCCCGAAAACTCGATGCGTTGCATGTGGTGCACGGCGCGCGGGTGGAACGCTTTATCGCTTACGATCCGGAATTGAATGTTTCACTTTCGCTGCGCGTGGAAGGCGGGCCCGATAAGTACAAGCTCTATAATGGCGGCAAATATCCGCTGAAGAATGTGCTGCTGGTTGTGCCGGCCGGCGGTGGTCAGCGGATTGGCTGGCTCGATGACTTGCCAGCTTCAAAAAAAGCGCAGGCAGCCGAAAAAACCGGGGCCGGAAATGACCCAGCTTCAAAGGACGACAAAGAAGGGACAGCCCGGGCCAACACTGCCGGCCGTGGCAGCGGCGCTGCCGCCGGTGCTGGAATTGTTGCGCGGGCCATGCAGGCGGTCACTGACGCGGTCAGTTCGGCAGGCGAAACTAAACCAGCAGAAAAATCGTCGCCCAACTTGCCTAAATCCGAGGCCGCACCTTCGGAACCAGTTGCCGAAATTGAAATGACAGGCCCGTTGGACGAAGCGCAGGTCAAAGCCAAAGCGGTTGCCCCATTAAAGGATCACCTCATTGCGGCTGGATTAAAAGAGGGCGAAGCCGATCTACTTCTTTCAATGTACAACAATGCGTTTTTCCATTCGGCCGAACCGGTGTTGCTAGCACAAATGCCGCAAGCGACGATCGATGAATTGCTGCCATTGGAAGTTGACCCGGAAAACGCCAAAATCTCTCGAGTAGCCTTGGTGCTTTGCTTCAAAATTGATCCGCAAATCCGAGATCAAGTGAAAACACTCGTCGTGCAATTGGGCGCCAACAGCTACGAAAAGCGCGAGCAGGCCGAGGCCAAGTTGCTGGATCTCGGTCGCATGGCCATCCCGGCGCTGAAGGAAGCCGCAAAAAGCAGCGATCCCGAGCAGGTGATGCGTGCTGAACGCCTACTGCTCCGGCAAGGCGAAAAGTTGGATGGAAAGTAGGCCATGTTCTTAGCGTGATGGTCTCGTACCTCGCGATCCGGGTGGGACCGGTGTGCCACGTTATTTATCGCCGCAGTTACACTAGGCTTGCGAACCTGAATGCAGGTGCAATAATCTATTCAGGTTGGGCCGTTGAATTTGCGATTTTCACATGCGGCGTCTGCACCCGTAGCTCAATTGGATAGAGCATCAGTCTTCGGAACTGAGGGTTGGGGGTTCGAGTCCCTCCGGGTGCGCTGGACAGTTTAAACTGTGCAGTGCTTCCATGATCGAAATTTGCGGCCGACACACACTTAGCGACGAATGGCGATAGTCTATCTTACACGGTCGTTCCACCGTTTTGTTCGATCGTTTTGAGTACGGAACAACAGTGGAAGATGTCGCGATGACACGGGAGAGATGCATGGGTGCCGGCCACTCTCATCATCACGCAAACGCGGCAAGAGCGTCTCAAAGCAAGATGGCGCGAGCCATTCTAATGACATTGGTCTTTGTTGCAATGGAAGCAACAGCGGGCTTGTTCGCTCATAGTTTGGCGCTGATATCTGACGCTGGACATAACTTCGCAGATGCGGCTGCCTTGGGACTCTCGTGGTATGCACTGTGGATCGCCAAAAAGCCGTCTCATCAAGGCATGACTTATGGATACCATCGGGTAGGCATTCTAGCTGCGCTGGTGAATGCCGTATCGCTGGTGGTGATTGCATTGGTAATTGTTTGGGAAGCAATCAACCGGCTCCAGCATCCGGAATCCGTAAATGGCGGTGCAATGATTGTCGTCGCGCTAGTGGGAGCAATCGTAAATATCGTAATTAGTATTTGGCTTCACACAGGAGCAAAGGATGATCTCAATGTTCGCAGTGCATATCTGCATATGGTGGGAGATGCCTTATCAGCAATCGGTGTAATCATTGCAGGGATTGTCGTGACGCTGACGGGCTCGCATGCTTCCGACGTCGTCGCATCCTTTTTGATTGCTGGACTAATTTTATACACATCTTGGGATGTGCTTAAAGAAAGCCTGACAGTTCTGCTTGAAGGCACGCCCGTTGGAATGGATATTGGAGAAGTGGAAAAGACAATTGCGTCCGTGCCCGGCGTCCTTAACGTCCATGACTTACACGTTTGGACCGTAGGGCCAGGCGTGATCGCTTGTACCTGCCATATTCTCGTTGCGGAACAGTCCATTCATGAGGGGCATCAGATTCTTAAAGCTGTGGTTACCGAAGTGGAACACCACTTTCAGATCAATCACACAACGGTGCAAGTTGAAGTGGAAGGGCACGATGGATGCCAGAAGTTTTGTTCTGTGCAGGAGGGAAGTAGATGATTCTTCACCCTGAATCTGCTGATATAAGCAGGACGAAGCTTTCTTTCGCGATAAATCGATAATACTGTTTTTTGCCCCCATCTATTGGTAGAGGCCCGATAAGTTGCGGCAATCTTGTCTCGTTATCAGATTAGGCAGGGGGGTTAAAAATACAAAACGCTTCCCCGTTATTGCCGTTAAACTCGCTTGGGGCCGTGTAAACCCTTCCCATCGTTTTTACCTTCTTTCAACTACTATTGCTGTCTTGGGCCATTCTGATAGGGGTTGTGCGGATCATAGGCACATCGCTAGCTAGATTATTTTTTTTGGTCCTTTGACTAGCTGCAAATCGTGTCCTATATTGAACGTAGCCGCGATTTCTAGACCCGCCCAACCGCGGCCAGATACCTGATGGAGCGACTGTGAACTTCTGCCTAACGAGTGCACTGGCTTGGTAATTGCATGGAAAGCTTACTGCGTAAGGTCGAGATGCCGACGGAGTGGAAGCTCTTCGGTTCAAAGCGAGCTACTCCGCTGCTTTTTTCTCGTTGCCGCGCAGGACGCCGCGAAGCATTTACCTGCCCATCGACCGGGTGCACGCCACGACGGTAAGGACGACTGTCGGTAGGCGCAAAAAACCAATCGCAGGTATACACCGATGATGCGGCCGACCGTTCGTAGCAGTGCCCGTGCGCTGTTGGGGGCTTTCGTTTCGTTGGCGGTGGTTTCGCTAGCAGGCGGCTGGCTGAACTCGACTGCTTGGGCTCAAAATCAGCTTCGTTATCCTGTCATTGTGCCGCCTGCCCACGGCGAAAATACACCAAGACAAACTTTTCAGGATCCCACGCCGCAAAGCCCGGTTGTACAGTCGCCATTGCGAATGCCGGCGGCCGATCCTGCGGCGCCGCAAAATAGTTTGCCCGCACTAGCCCCGAGCATCGCGGCCACGGCAATTGCCAGTGCGCTGGACCAAGGAAACACGCTGGAATCGCAACATCGCTGGGGCGAAGCGTACGCCCTGTATGAAGATACGGCTCGGCTGAATTTTGGGCAGTCGATGCCTCAACTCGACGCGCGGCTGGACCTGGCAAAGATTCACTTCGATATTGGTCGTCGCTACGCTGATGGCTCATTTCGTCACAGCGCTACTACGATGAGCGATACCGATGCGCTGCAAGTTTACACCGATGCGGCGACCAAATTACAAGCTCATTATGTGCAAGAGCCCGATTGGGCCGCGCTGGTCGATCGAGGTACGCGAGATTTGCAAATTGCTCTTGTTGAACCGTCGTTTGTGGAGATTAACCAGGAACAGGCCAGCGCCGACCGCATCGATTTGTTCCTCCGTGAGCTTCGCCGGCAACAAGCGCAACATCCTATTCACTCGCTGAATGATGCCCGCAATGCTGTTTGGGCGGCCGCGCAGATGGCACAACTTCATTTGCAATTGCGGCCCAGCACGACGATGTTGGAATTCACCGCCGCCATGTTGGGTGGATTGGACGAATTCAGTGCGTTCCTTACCGCCGGTCAACTAAATGATTTATATTCGCAAATCGAAGGCAATTTTGTGGGATTGGGTGTGGAGCTTAAGGCAGCTGACAGCTCGCTCTTGATTGTAAATGTGATTCACAACAGTCCAGCCGAACGGGCCGGCATAAAGGGTGGTGATAAAATCGTCAGCGTTGCGGGCCGCTCCACTTCCGACTTAACCACTGACAAAGCCGCCGATTTGTTACAAGGGCCGGAAGGTTCCACCATCGATTTGGCAGTTGTGACAGGCAACGAAGCTCCGCGCCCCTTAACAATCCAACGGGCCCATGTCGACGTTCCCAGCGTCGACGATATAAAAATCGTTGATCGCGACTCAGGGGTTGGTTATTTTAAATTGACTTGCTTCCAAAAGACGACCAGCCACGACGTGGACTCTGCCTTATGGCAGCTACAACGTCAGGGAATGCAATCATTGATTATTGATTTGCGGGGCAACCCAGGTGGATTGCTAACCTCCGCCGTGGACGTGGCCGACAAGTTTGTCAATCAAGGAAGCATTGTTAGCACTCGCGGTCGAAGCTCAGGTGAAGATTACAACTACACCGCCCAAGGCAATGCTGCATGGCATGTGCCACTGGTGGTGCTGATTGATGGCGACAGCGCTAGTGCCGCGGAAATCCTTAGCGGTGCGTTGCGAGATTATCATCGGGCCGCCATCGTGGGCACCCGCAGCTACGGCAAGGGCTCGGTCCAGGGGATTTTCCCACTGTCTATTGGGGGCAGTGGCGTGCGGTTGACCACGGCCAAGTTCTACTCGCCGCTAGGCAAGCCGTTCAGTCACATTGGTGTCGATCCAGATCCAGGCTATGAAGTTCACACCGCGGCCAAGCCGGTCGATGGCCAAATCGCTTTATCGGTCAACACTGGCACCTCCGACGATCCATTTGTCAGCGCCGGCCTGCGAGCTCTCCGTAGCCAAGTAGCCCAACGGTAAGCGTTTTATCTCCGGCGGTCATCCTTGCGCTCGTTCCTGTCGTAGCGAGACACGATG encodes the following:
- a CDS encoding cation diffusion facilitator family transporter encodes the protein MGAGHSHHHANAARASQSKMARAILMTLVFVAMEATAGLFAHSLALISDAGHNFADAAALGLSWYALWIAKKPSHQGMTYGYHRVGILAALVNAVSLVVIALVIVWEAINRLQHPESVNGGAMIVVALVGAIVNIVISIWLHTGAKDDLNVRSAYLHMVGDALSAIGVIIAGIVVTLTGSHASDVVASFLIAGLILYTSWDVLKESLTVLLEGTPVGMDIGEVEKTIASVPGVLNVHDLHVWTVGPGVIACTCHILVAEQSIHEGHQILKAVVTEVEHHFQINHTTVQVEVEGHDGCQKFCSVQEGSR
- a CDS encoding S41 family peptidase, coding for MMRPTVRSSARALLGAFVSLAVVSLAGGWLNSTAWAQNQLRYPVIVPPAHGENTPRQTFQDPTPQSPVVQSPLRMPAADPAAPQNSLPALAPSIAATAIASALDQGNTLESQHRWGEAYALYEDTARLNFGQSMPQLDARLDLAKIHFDIGRRYADGSFRHSATTMSDTDALQVYTDAATKLQAHYVQEPDWAALVDRGTRDLQIALVEPSFVEINQEQASADRIDLFLRELRRQQAQHPIHSLNDARNAVWAAAQMAQLHLQLRPSTTMLEFTAAMLGGLDEFSAFLTAGQLNDLYSQIEGNFVGLGVELKAADSSLLIVNVIHNSPAERAGIKGGDKIVSVAGRSTSDLTTDKAADLLQGPEGSTIDLAVVTGNEAPRPLTIQRAHVDVPSVDDIKIVDRDSGVGYFKLTCFQKTTSHDVDSALWQLQRQGMQSLIIDLRGNPGGLLTSAVDVADKFVNQGSIVSTRGRSSGEDYNYTAQGNAAWHVPLVVLIDGDSASAAEILSGALRDYHRAAIVGTRSYGKGSVQGIFPLSIGGSGVRLTTAKFYSPLGKPFSHIGVDPDPGYEVHTAAKPVDGQIALSVNTGTSDDPFVSAGLRALRSQVAQR